In Trichoderma atroviride chromosome 2, complete sequence, one DNA window encodes the following:
- a CDS encoding uncharacterized protein (EggNog:ENOG41~TransMembrane:3 (i55-78o98-119i126-144o)), giving the protein MAERSSTPLLQSYHGDDSDEAPVWHRRSRDSSFSRHLRRCRRTSQRFLESRTKHFAVMGIVALDVAALLANIFIQLIACEMDEKDEPWVEDVTEGLEIAGLVFSSIFLLELVACLFAFGPRFLASWFHLFDSAVIIASFVIDIFSRGLTESIGSLIVVLRLWRLAKISEEVVLGATERMEILEQQLEDLEAENSRLRSQLGTESSNHSINE; this is encoded by the exons ATGGCAGAACGCTCGTCCACCCCGCTGCTCCAATCTTACCATGGCGACGACAGCGATGAAGCGCCCGTATGGCATAGGCGCTCACGGGATTCATCTTTCTCCAGACATTtgcgacgatgccgccggaCAAGTCAGCGCTTCTTGGAATCTCGCACAAAGCACTTCGCCGTCATGGGCATCGTCGCGCTGGATGTAGCTGCGCTGCTCGCAAACATCTTTATCCAGCTGATTGCCTgcgagatggatgaaaaGGACGAGCCCTGGGTGGAAGACGTAACTGAAGGTCTGGAAATTGCAGGCCTAGTCTTCAGCAGCATTTtcctccttgagctcgtTGCAtgcttgtttgcttttggtCCACG CTTCCTTGCCTCTTGGTTTCATCTATTTGATTCGGCAGTCATTATTGCTAGTTTCGTGATAGACATATTTTCCAGAGGTCTAACCGAATCTATCGGCTCTTTGATTGTTGTCCTTCGTCTATGGAGGCTGGCAAAGATCTCCGAAGAGGTGGTGCTCGGTGCTACAGAGAGGATGGAGATTCTGGAACAGCAGCTAGAGGACCTCGAAGCTGAAAACAGCAGACTACGATCCCAACTGGGCACCGAGTCTTCCAATCATTCGATAAATGAGTAA
- a CDS encoding uncharacterized protein (EggNog:ENOG41), with amino-acid sequence MDSSKTYSGPGKQAMQYESPEALLDVFKAAALSVTQLYKTSAKAEARARVDGYQDCLDDLLLFLDKQSIGLDDGEGWRIRRWATERLDGREAGHQSTESEDETDKGERNTSPETSRASAEPSASTSAPIQSRTHSPAEAAAVPAAAIPAPPPMNAEPTHFVIPTQEAFTFHSTYPNIATLDLSDPRPQDVSSFPPSFSSKFGSSSSRNGPRSSSHHSRGAGAKRKMDFDDFFGGCFDSKDSAGNGSKRSRHT; translated from the coding sequence ATGGACTCGTCGAAAACCTACAGCGGCCCGGGAAAGCAGGCGATGCAATATGAGTCACCCGAAGCGCTGCTGGACGTGTTCAAGGCCGCGGCGCTATCCGTGACGCAGCTTTACAAGACATCTGCCAAAGCAGAGGCACGCGCTCGCGTTGACGGATACCAAGACTGTTTGGAcgacctcctcctcttccttgataAGCAAAGCATTGGCttggacgatggcgagggctGGAGGATAAGAAGATGGGCTACAGAGAGGCTTGATGGTCGAGAGGCAGGACATCAGAGCACTGAGAGCGAAGACGAGACCGACAAGGGCGAGAGAAATACGTCTCCTGAGACTTCTCGGGCTAGTGCCGAACCATCAGCGTCTACATCAGCTCCGATCCAATCTCGAACACACTCACCTGCCGAGGCCGCTGCCGTacctgccgctgccatccCTGCGCCTCCTCCTATGAACGCAGAACCAACCCATTTTGTTATACCGACACAAGAAGCCTTCACCTTCCACTCGACGTATCCCAACATCGCCACCCTGGACCTGTCAGACCCACGCCCGCAGGACGTATCTTCTTTCCCGCCGTCATTCAGTTCCAAGTTCGGATCGAGTTCTTCGAGGAACGGCCCTCGATCTTCATCACATCATAGCCGGGGAGCAGGAGCGAAGCGAAAGATGGACTTTGACGACTTTTTTGGTGGCTGTTTTGACAGCAAAGACTCAGCCGGCAACGGAAGCAAACGCAGTCGACACACATGA
- a CDS encoding uncharacterized protein (BUSCO:EOG092D2IC5) produces MRPILLAGHERALTQIKYNLDGDLIFSVAKDQQICVWFSHNGERLGTYHGHVGAIWTVDVDPTSTMIASGSADNTIRLWEVKTGKCLKTWEFPTAVKRVEFNEDGTKLLGVTEKRMGYLSNIVVIDINPDINAEQTDERSLTIVCDESKATVAGWSQASQYIIAGHEDGSVSQYDAKTGELLDKVTAHELDKPIVDLQWSPDRTYFITACRDKTAKLISARDLTTLKTYPADTPLNSATITPKKDFVILGGGQAAMEVTTTSGRQGRFEARFYHKVFEDEIGRVRGHFGPLNTVAADPTGRSYASGGEDGYVRVHHFDKGYFDFNYEVERERLNRLE; encoded by the exons ATGAGACCCATCCTTCTTGCCGGGCACGAGCGTGCTCTCACCCAGATCAA ATACAACCTCGATGGTGATCTCATCTTCTCCGTCGCAAAGGACCAGCAGATCTGTGTCTGGTTTTCCCACAATGGCGAGCGTCTAGGAACCTACCACGGCCACGTCGGTGCCATCTGGACCGTCGACGTCGACCCTACCTCCACCATGATTGCCTCTGGCTCAGCCGACAACACCATCCGCCTGTGGGAGGTCAAGACCGGCAAGTGCCTCAAGACCTGGGAGTTCCCCACCGCCGTCAAGCGTGTCGAGTTCAACGAGGACGGAACCAAGCTGCTGGGCGTTACCGAGAAGCGTATGGGTTACCTGAGCaacatcgtcgtcatcgacaTCAACCCGGACATCAACGCCGAGCAGACCGACGAGAGATCCCTGACCATTGTCTGCGACGAGAGCAAGGCCACCGTTGCTGGCTGgagccaggccagccagtACATCATCGCCGGCCACGAGGACGGCAGTGTCAGCCAGTACGACGCCAAGACCGGCGAGCTGCTGGACAAGGTCACTGCCCACGAGCTGGACAAGCCCATCGTCGACCTGCAGTGGTCACCCGACAGGACCTACTTCATCACTGCTTGCCGAGACAAGACTGCCAAG CTCATCTCTGCTCGCGATCTCACCACCCTCAAGACCTACCCGGCAGACACCCCTCTCAACAGCGCCACAATCACCCCCAAGAAGGACTTTGTTATTCTGGGAGGTGGTCAGGCCGCCATGGAAgtcaccaccacctccgGCCGCCAGGGTCGATTCGAGGCCAGATTCTACCACAAGGTTTTCGAAGACGAGATTGGCCGTGTCCGTGGCCACTTCGGTCCTCTCAACACCGTTGCTGCTGACCCCACCGGTCGTAGCTATGCCAGTGGAGGAGAGGACGGTTACGTCCGTGTCCACCACTTCGACAAGGGCTATTTCGATTTCAACTACGAGGTTGAGAGGGAGCGCTTGAACCGACTGGAGTAA
- a CDS encoding uncharacterized protein (EggNog:ENOG41): MESRVSGLEQYIKDNLRDVLDNGRSPCRYGTEERQEIFEEMNNQIDDCATDLKWTCQDAINEMEKENGRILTQVTEDLKEEVRQSSDDA, translated from the coding sequence ATGGAAAGCCGTGTCTCTGGGCTAGAGCAATACATCAAAGACAACCTCAGAGACGTACTCGATAATGGCCGCAGCCCATGTCGATATGGaacagaagagagacaagagatCTTTGAAGAGATGAATAACCAAATTGACGACTGCGCAACGGACCTGAAATGGACTTGCCAGGATGCAATCAACgaaatggagaaggaaaacgGCAGGATATTGACTCAAGTGACGGAAGatttgaaagaagaagtgaGACAATCAAGCGACGACGCCTAG
- a CDS encoding uncharacterized protein (EggNog:ENOG41) yields MTQAPDFIRPKGRPLDSKGKTKTRLHLIEDLASVTNFIVHLDSSNAVLSKADLDLLEKTFSGDRPEGRPRTDLPRANPATLYAGRGGEVAEKNEFTHTAESPPPYAGAVPNPQNSKKRRRAENSDDDSPV; encoded by the exons ATGACGCAAGCGCCTGATTTCATACGCCCCAAAGGACGCCCTTTAGACTCTAAAGGCAAAACGAAGACTCGACTACATTTGATTGAAGACCTGGCCAGCGTGACCAATTTTATTGTGCATCTCGACAGTTCCAACGCAGTTCTAAGCAAAGCAGACCTCGATTTACTCGAAAAAACATTCTCGGGCGATCGCCCTGAAGGCCGCCCGCGCACAGATCTGCCGCGGGCAAACCCAGCTACACTGTATGCTGGTCGTGGAGGCGAAGTTGCCGAGAAGAATGAATTTACGCATACTGCGGAAAGCCCTCCTCCATACGCTGGCGCTGTGCCAAACCCTCAAAATTCCA AAAAACGCCGCCGAGCTGAAAACTCTGATGATGATTCTCCGGTGTAG